Part of the Nicotiana sylvestris chromosome 5, ASM39365v2, whole genome shotgun sequence genome is shown below.
gtctgctgcagatgcgagattggctAGGGCGTCCGCCTCGACATTTTCATCTCTTGATATTTGCATAACTTTCCAAGTCTGGAATTGCCTGATCAGATCCTGTACCTTCTCTAAATATTGTtgcattcgtgcttccctggctgtataagtccccaacatttggTTAACCACTAGCtgcgaatcgcttttgattacaATCTGATTAATGTCGAGTtcccgtgccagttctaaacctgcaattacagcttcatactctgcttcattgttagttatagaatgacatttaatgGCTTGTCGAGTGGTTTCACCCGTAagtggtaccaaaacaattccCAAGCCTGCACCCTTCACATTAGAAGAACCATAAGTGAATAAGGTCCAAATTCCCGGATTAGAGCTGTTGAACACttgcaattctttttctgcttccaattgcatttcttggctaaaatcagccacgaaatctgcTAACACTTGAGACTTAACCGcggttctaggttggtatgtgatatcatattcacttaattctatagcccacttggctaacctacctgacaactcatgcttgtgtaatatattgcgtaatggatgagcagttactacagcaatagaatgacattgaaaataaggccttaattttctagatgccatgattaatgcaagtacaagcttttctaattgaggataccgCGTCTCTGTATCTAATAAAGATTTGTTGACATAATAgatcggagattgtttaccttggtcctcacggactaaaacagcacttaccgctacttctgagGCAGCAAGGTAGATGAGCAGTCTTTTCCCAACCTTTGGTTTTGCAGTAATGGCGGACGgtcccttgaagcatatgtaaaaaatgtgagaagaagagagagtgaaagcaatgcTTGTGAGAACACAaatttaactccatagcttttagaagcaatggttgtaagaacatagattttgaatttgcaagagctagtgttttcaaaatatatacaatatggGCTAAgtcgggtaaaacttaaaaacatgggctattttttgttatggtgtgaagttatgtgtattttcttgtaattctttctttcTAAAACATACTTGTTGGTAAAATTATTTGACATTGTTTTTGTGAGTAATTGTTTTCTTAAACGTCAAATTTTTAAATCAAATGACGAAAAATGACTTGCGCATTTTTAATCACTTGCGTAATATATACACGTAATTAGTTATTTTCCTCTGCGTATATATTTAATTCTTAATGCATATCACTTAGTTATTTCAACCAGCACATTACTACTCCCTTATCACATTCCCAATATCATTTTACTCCTAGTATAAACTACCTAACTTACAACCTAAAACACCAGAAAGTGATTAATAAAATACTTCCTTAGTTTATAAATACCAAATGCACCATTGTTGAAAGTGCAAATATATAATATTCTAGTTAAAAATGAAGCCACCTTTTCCACATTTATTAAATATTCcttaaacaaagagaaaaggagagTATCCAGAGCGTTACGCGGTTGAAAGACCAatttgtttcttcatgtttaTAAATATATTGATATGGTCGTCCTACCATATTAATATTAATTCATACTTCCAGTCTCCCTAATTTACGTTATATAAAAGAACAGTAGGACCATTCCACTTTTGCCCCGTGGGAAATTTGGTAATTATTGCAGCATCTACGTTTAGTTCATAATATTTGACTCGATAAAGCACCAGTGcataaattaaaagaagaaaattatgaagaaaaaaaaacaactagAGAAGGAATTTGCATTGAACAGGTATTCTAAaataagtgggcgtttggacataagaattgtaaaatttcgaaaagaagtgaactttttttcaagtgaaaatggtatttaaaaattagaattgtgtttgaacatgaatacaattttgggttgtttttgaatttttgtacgTGCTGAAGTGaagattttaaaaaatatttttttggggtttctcaaatttttaaaaatttttaaaattcatctttaagtgaaaattgaaaattccatgACCATACACTGATTCtgaaaaaagtgaatttttttcgaaaaaataaaatttcttttATGGCCAAACAGGCCCTAAGATTCCCATAGGTAGTCaaatattttatataatttcTTTCTAAAACTATTCCACGTACGGTGCATGTATAGTTGATTTAATTGAAGAAATTATTTTCTTAGAGGAAAATATTTTACACCAAACAGGAGAAATGATTTATGCCATCGATAAGGATGATCAAACACTATTTCTATGATATTTTATAatgaattaaattaagttatatgCACTGAcaataaaatttatttacattatTATCGTAATTTAATTGGCATATAATATATTACTACTCTAGGTTTACTATAAAGAGTTATCGATTATTGTACGTCGTCAACTAATATGATGATATGGAAAATCAATATACTGTCATTGTACAAAACGATAACTTGACCTTTTTATAGTACACGTTACCCACCTTAACTTTTTTTTGGTAACTAAAACTTATGGTTTGAAATCTGTCATATCACTTCGTGTGGCTATAAATATTTCTTATTAAGAAAATATTGAAAGTTGTCAATCTTTTTGAAATGAGTAAATAAGAAAATAGTAACAATCTGATGACTATTTTATATCCAAAAATATGTACGGCTCATTCAAATATGCAGTTTGGACAGCTGTCCTAAACTTGCACTACATAGTATCAAAACTACTGTTTGTCTAAATTTTTTGGTAACATTTGATATATCTGTTTCTCTACAATAATATCATACCAAATACACCAGAGTTaaagtgtgtgtgtatatatatatatatataaaaacacgCAGCTACAACCTCATGCTAAACACATGGCTAGCCGAaaaccaaaaaccaaaacaaaaaacatagttttcatttttgtttgacCAGTTATATTGAATCCTTAAACAAACAGAACACGAGTACCTCGTTTAAAATGCAGCCACCTTTTTTTGCAAAGACTTTCTCCAATGCATGATTGCTTGGCAACAAACATATCCttttcaaacaaaaaaataatgTTTTAATTAATGTACATTTCGAGCCAAAATATCCCATTTGTCCTGGTAATTAACGCTAGTCTCTGTCATTGACTCATTTATTGCAACAACCATGATCATGATCATGAATTCTTGTCACTTTCTATGTAAGAAAACACCAATCTTCTACCACCTCCCTACTATGAAACCCCATCAAGACGACTTTAGTATAGGGTTTATTATTattctaaaaaattatattcttaCTGTTCACTTTTAATTGttcatttttaactttataatctctttaagaaaaaaaaataaagtattATAATTTTATCAATAATAATGATAGCATTTTCATAAGTCTTGAAAATGATTTAGAAAATGAGTAGTTAATAATaagggtaaaaaagaaaaaagattgtCTTTCTCTTGATTTAGTATACTTCTTCCCTTCACTTTTACTTGTTCACTATTGACTTTGTACATCTCTTATGACATAATAGACAAGTAAAAGTTAATATACTTTTAGTATAGCGAACGCATGAAAATGAACAGAAGGACTATATAATTATTAATATATCTAGCAagtaaaaataatagaaaaattagataaaaataCAAAGCTAGAACAATGAAATTAACCTGATTGTAAATATTTATAATTCACTACTTAGggtaattatcttgattttattaccTCTTTTTCCTCACAAGCCACGTCGGTTATAAACACAAAAATTCTCTTCCTCTTTTAACAAAATTTTATAGTACTTTTTTTTatcttaattaaatattttttatgtatataaCAAAGTACTAACTATACATCTAGTCAAACTCTTGAGAAATGGGCCCTCCAAATTTGTGGGGCCTAAAGCACTTGCCTTTGCCCACCCCTCAACCCcaccccctccctcttcttccCTTTATATCTCACTCTTTTATCCATCTTTTCTCTCACAACACATTCATACAGCCTTCCCCCTTCGAAGGTTGAAGTTTTTGTAAATATCAACAACATTTTCTATGTGAAAAGAATTAGGAAACCATCAAGCTTTAAAGTATATATGAGAGCTTGAAAGGCCAGAAAGCTTGAATTCCTTTTTGATCTGTACAATATTTTCAGCTCAAAGCCGAAATAGGAAAAGCTGCAAGGACCACGGCTAGGCCTGACTTTTGACAAGACCTCGCTCATTCTCGCTTATGTTAATAAGATTCAATTATCTTTTTGTAACCATAAGTATAACACGTTGAATTAGTGGCTAATCCAATCACAAGTTTACGGGTTTGGCAGAGTTTAGTGCTTCGATCCTTTTTATATGTATATGTGCGAAAAACAATTATAGACCCTCAATTCAAAAGTCACAACGTCTAAATTCTAGATTCTGTCACTGCAGTTCATGAGTATGTCTCAGCATCTTCATCTAGCAAACCCTAACATTCAAGGCAAAGAACATGTCAAGAATTCTCCGACGAACTTTTCTGATCATGATCCACCGGATTCTTTTTGGCTTTCTAAAGATTCAGAACGTGATTGGTTTGATCAAAATGCAGCCATGCAAAGGAAAACCTCAATGAAGTTTGCATTTTCATGCAAATCCAAGAAAAATTCCAAGGCACTCTTGTCTTACCATTCTTTCTCATCTTTAAACCAAAAACCAAATACATCATTTTTTGCACTCCCAAAAACTCGAAAATCTTTCTCGTCCGATGGAAATCTTCGGGTCAACAAGGTGGCAAAGTCAAAATTTCGGTTCACTAGAAGCCGGTCTGAACCGGTAAGAAAGATGATGATGCGAGTAACTGAACCGGGTTCTCCAAAAGTGACCTGCACCGGAAGGATCCGCCGGTCGAAATCAAAGaaagacaaggcaataagaaccGGGTTCTGGAAAAAGGTGAGGGCTGCACTGAACATCCGGTCTGGAGCAAAAGGAGTGGATAGTGTAGGGACCGCTGAACCGGCCGGTTCTCCGGTTCTGAAGCGGTTGGCGACCCGTCGAAGGTCAGAGTCAtagttttccttttttatttttgaattgaaCTTGTTTTTGGGACGTTGAATCGAAgaagttttttatattatttttctaCGATAGACATTATCTATATGTTTGGAGAATTAAAAAAATAGGAGTTTGGCTTGTTATGCTACTAGCTGTTTTTTTGGTTGTTACGAAAGATATTCTCAAAGTAGGTGAAAGATTATATATTGGCCACGTTGAATGATTGAGCTGGGGTTTGTCTGTTATGCAATCAAAAACTAAACAAGAAATTGGAGTTGATATATCTCAAGTTTGACATTCGATTAAGAAAAAAATATTGGTTAGAAGATGCTTTCTCTTTTAATGGATTTTACGTGATTAAATTATTATATTCTCGTCACCAAAAATTTATAACCCGGAAAAACCATCGTCAAACCGAGCGTCTCCGCAAAAAGCCTAATATCCTACTTGTCTAATTTACACTGTCAGTCGTAGCATCAGTCGTGATACACCAATTTAATTTTCTAATTAGGAGAGGTGGAACACAATCAGGGCGGAGTCAACTTTATACTTATAGATTTGGCAGAACTCAACTCAGTAGTTTCAATTCAAATTTTATAtttgtgtttaaaatttattgaaTAGGTAAAAGTAACGTATTAGAGCCCAGTAATTAAAGAAATATTATAGTTCAAAACCTATAAACTAAAAATTCTAGCTTGGCCTTTAGAAACAACAAGTAGAAGATCGATAATAGAAGGTTAATTATCCCCTTTATTTTCTTCCTGTTTTCAACTATGTTGGTATGCAAAATATTTTTCCGTAAATGTTTTTCCTGATATTATCATATTTCTTCTACAACTAGCTTCTTTTATTCACTAGCTTGTTACAATCAATATGTGAACAATATTATAAAACATTACTACTTACCGCCATTATATCATATCTCACTCCATTCTTTCAAACTTTATGGTCAACCAAACACCAAAAATGATTTGCATATGAATTAGTGCCAATCATAATAAAATGCACGATCAAGTCATGAAAAATGTGTAACGAGCAATCAAATTATCAAAACATAACCAAATCTCAACGAGATTTTGAATGCAATAGCAAGCCACCCTTTGAGTGGAGATGACTACATAAAGGGGTTAGGCCTTTTGCtgctttttaaaagaaattagtcGAAGTTTAGTAGAGTACAGAatgatgaaattgaaaaagaatagttaaagTTGAATTAAGTTTTATGTACAACGTGAATTTCACCAGCAAATTTTTACTATTACTATTATTTCACTTGAAGTATTAGTAAACACGTCCTTATTATTTCATTGCTATTTCAAATACGGATAGGCAAACGGGTATTAGCAAATATTGAAACACTCCCTATGTTCTACTTTATGTGATAATGTTATTATTTGGGGAGTTACATACAACTTTTTACcacatttttttttggaaatattttttaaatattctgAATTATTAACTATTACTCCCTCCGATCCAATTTATGTAGTATTTGGGCGCttataaaagcttttcattaaggATAGAGTTGgaattttaagctaaattgttttcaaatttagaaaggtATCACTCTTTTTGGaatggaccaaaaaggaaataggttcacataaactggaacagaggaaGTATGATTTATAGTACTTTTTATATAGTTtttaaatatgtaaattttattttaaaaaaataaaaaatttaatatcCAAATTCACACCGAAAATTAGTCGGTTTAACCCTTGTATTCGAAAAAGGTTCACATAAACTATAATGCAGGGAATATGATCATGGACTGATTCCATGCAACCCTAAACCAAGACCAATATTTAGATTTGACAAGCAAGCCCACATCTTGTTTTCTTTAGCCTAATTAATTCTTGCGttctttttggttttttcttttcCCCATTTTGCTTTTAAATGAGCAAGATGTTAGGACAGAAAGAGAACTAATGTATAAGCCCTTCAGGGGCAAGGACATAAGACCAATCTTGAGATGACCACCGTCCACCAAATATGGTATGATCTTCATAAGATTGATAACCTGTTCAAGCCTGATAAATAAAAGATAACCCAAAAGGAACAAACACCACACTCTGATAAATAACCCCAACATGCGTCATGCTATAAACCAGACACAAATATCTCCATCTGGGAGGCAGCATACcaatttcttcatttatttcttattGTTTCTTTTCCGCGTCTACGGCACAATTGTACCACTCTCAATTTTCAAGGTCCCAACTTGAAGCAAAATGAACAAACATGCTCAAACGAGCTCTTCTTCCTTGTGTGTATGAATAACACAGTCAGATCTCGGGTATGAAATACAAGTCAGCAAATAACCCTTCTCCATTTGATCGTCGTCAAGAAATGCACCTTCAGATTGGTCGACTGTACCAGAAACCAACTTGCCTGCACAGGTACAGCAAGATCCAGCCCTGCATGAATAAGGCAGTTCAACTCCAGCTTCCTCTGCTGCATCGAGGATGTATTGATCATCGGAAACCTCAATTTCAGTCTCGTTACCATCGGGCCCAACCAGTTTCACCTTGTATGCTGCCATTGCAGAGACTTTGAAGGAAGACGATGACTTCAAGCCAAATGCTTTAGAAATACTTTTTACGGAACCCAACGAGCATTGATACTTGGTAAAGGCAGAGGATCCAATTGACGGTGCAACTTTGAGAAAACAGCCTGAAGGAACACTTATAGTCGACATACCTGCACCTACATAGAATTGTTTGATGAATTGAGATAAACTAATATGTAACACGACAAACCATAATCAAACGAAATTTTTTCCACTAAATAGAAATAAGCATGTGGAGGATGAGCACAAAATCTTAATGGTGGTTCTCAAACTCCTAGACCAGGCCACATCTAATTGATGGTTCCAAAATCATGCAGAGATAGAGTAAGAGTAACAGAGAATGCAAACCTTCTTTATGCCATTCAATTCCCGATTCATGATCAATTGATAAAGTATGTGTTACTAGTCATGACCAGCGAGGATATGGAATGTTGTAAGCATCCAACTTTTCCCTGGATATACCATgcataacaacaacaaaccaaaaTCCAAGCCAGTGGTAGCCCAATATGCTTAGCAGCATCTTATTACGGGGCTCTAACTTAATAAGTATATGCAGGCCAAGTTTTCACAAGTTTGGGCTACAAGACGAACTTCAAGTTTGGATTCTTAAATACTGAATTGGTAGAGAGGCTTCCTGAACCCAACAGAATTGAACCAATTGTATCAACACTTCCCCAGTGATTTTTTTTATAACGACTTCCCAAGCTATTTTAAGAGGAAAATAGTAATATTTGTCTTAAAAACATCTTGGATCAGCATCCCTATAACTCATTCTACTTCGCTACTGGCTCTATCGTCTACTTTATAACAGAATTCCAATTATCTTGAATTTTTTACTAGTAGTCTAAACAAACAAGTTCAGTTTGGCACACTTTTCATATCACAGCAAGTCTATCTGTACGATGCATATTTCAAGtcacttctttttcctttttgataaGTCATACATATTTCAAGTGCATAGGCTCAATTTCTGAGGCCTAAGATTTTAAGAGCTGTATCTTTGTCTGGATATACTTTTAAGAGCTGTATCTTTGTCTGGATATAGGAGAAACCGACTTCAGATCGAGGTTTAGTTTTCACAATGGAAAATTCATATATACTTTAACAGAGAAAGAAACTAAATGCAGTTTTTCCTCTCTTTGGTTTACTAAGTCTTAGATTTTATTAGAAGTTCGCTTTCCACGCAACACAGAGAAAATGAGTCCTAATTTTCACCATGCTTACTCCAAGTTTATAATATATCCTTTTTGAGTTTAAAATTTATCTTTGAAGGTTTGAATGTGTTACTCATACCTATAAATTGATCCTTAAATAAAATTATTGTTGATTGAAAGAAAAGCAAATACAGTGCCACTTTTTTCCTTCTACAAAACGTTGCTGCTTGTGCACCCAAGAGTGTCCTAGTGGTCAATGGAGCGGAgagaactatgatgcctttgggaTTACGTTGGATGCTTACTAGGTGAttttcacgacccggatttcccgccctcaggagtcgtgatggcgcctactgtgagctaggcaagccgactgtttgatCAATTTacttttttcccattttaatcctttaacaattatgagcaataacttAAAGATAGCGGAATTTATATCAagcggaagaaaaacaataaaactaCTGAGTATAaccaatacaactgtttaaacaagactacccagaactggagtcagagcttcacagacggtctaagagtactacaaacaaagtctgaaagataacaatacactgtttcggaaatacgtaaatgaaacaggatgaagggacagagggagacgccagggcctgcggacgcctgcaggactacctccctgcgatagaaccatctcaactctcctgaccacattggccgcctcctgaaaagaaatctcactccccgtctccttggCCATTTGAAGTCGAATAGGTTGGATAAGTCCCTCAaagaacctcctcaccctctctctctcggtgagaagtatgataagagcatgacgggccaagtcgatgaatctggtctcgtactgagtaacagtcaagtatgggaaggggaaacatgctgcggggaacatCAATTAAGAATAGAAAGACAGCCGGTAAATAAAAGGTACACCATATCTCAGTCATCAACAAGAATCaggaatcaataagtgcacggcatcacccttcgtgcttttactctcgtcctcaccaaagaatcaatataaattgcacggcatcacccttcgtgcttttactctcgtcctcaccatataatcaagataatcggcacggaattgtacatcgtgcggcacgacatcacccttcgtgctttacactcttcctcacaaatcatacacggcatcacccttcgtgctttaacactctctcaccaaaacaatacacgttctcatcgatccgtccttcttcttaacaaacaacactggcgcaccccaaggcgaaacactagtctaatgaaacctttttcaagcaaatcttgcaactgctccttcaactctttcaactcaggcggggccatacgatacgacgggatagaaatgggctgaatgcccggagccaaatcaatgcagaagtcaatatccctgtcgggtggcatacccggtaggtctgaaagaaaaacctcaggaaactcacgaacaacaggcacaaaatcaatagaaggaacctcagcactagaatcatgaacataggccaaataggccaaacaccccttctcgaccatacgtcgagccttcatatatgagataacactacgggtagaatgaccaggagtccctcccACTCTAATAAGGTCAATTGAGCGGAgagaactatgatgcctttgggaTTATGTTGGATGCttactaggtgatttcttccgaTCAGCCTAAGCCTTATTGGCAGAACTACATGGTACTTGTGATGGTAGGAGATAGCAGGTACCCGAGGGAATAGTTGAGGTGTGCACAAGCTGGCCCGAGCACCACCGTCGTACAAGAGATGTTGCCTCTTACAAACACTGGAGTACACTGATTCTTAAATCATTCATTCATATAAAAGACAACTATCAAATGATATTCAGCTTACAAGACTCAGAGTTTATGatgtttgttcatttgttgtCTAATGAGCAATTGCTCTTGTACTGGAGACTGttaatccccccccccccaattattattactattaggaattaaaaaTTTTATATTAGGACAAGCATTATTGCATGAATAAAGCAACACCGTAAAAAGAGTAAGCTAAAAAAATACTAGCATATTTTTCTTTACACAACATAGACATACCTACTCATGCAGAGCAGGCTAACAATGCTGGCTAATAAATCCCAGCATGTCTATCCAATTTCCACAAAAAGTACAGGGCCATGATTCAAACAAACTTTAGAACACCCCTTGGAACTTTAGGCGACAAGCTAAAAAGCCAAGGATAATTCATAATTTACAGAAGAAAGAAGATAAGGTGGCAAAGGGAAGAAAAATCTTATTTTATTCTCCCTTGTCGGAATTTCATAGCTGTTTATGGACGAATAACGATTAATAGAACGAGAAGTGAGTATTTAAAGAACAGAATTTCATAGTTTTTTACGCATGCATGATTATTACTAGTTTGAATGTATGCCCTCTTTTCAAGTTTATACTTGTGATGAAGAATACTAGTTTGCAGTGTGGATAAGACACCCTCCGGCCTAGTTTGTGCATTTTGCAGAATCAGACTTGCACAGGAACACTGATGCACAAAATCCTAAACACTGCAAGGGggttttaataattcaaacttaTGCGCCGGTCTGTATTGGGGACAGCAGGTGTGGATGCACTCACGCCTTTGCGTACACACCATCACACTCTATTAAGAAAATGAACCTTGGAATTGACTCAACTCCTACCAGACGCTCTGTTAAAAAGATGGTCCTTGGACTTGACTAAACTCTGAAAACTAGCTCAACAAGTGAGGTTTATTCAGGACAATAAAAAGATACTATAGTCCATACCCTCACAACCGAAGTTGAAGTCTAACATCCCAGCATGCCGAGGGTTGGATATTTCAAGAATGGATACATAAAATGGGACAGTAACAAAGTATGTGGTAGGAAGAATAAGATCCCTCTGCCATTACTCAAAAGTCTCGGGTTCGAGCATTGACAATGAACAAAATCCTATTTGGAAGCGATGACCCAGGGCGGAGGCATGGTATTACCTACAGATTCGGACGATCCCAGTAACTTTCTCTTTgtattaaaaaattaattaaatatgtataaatatttaattgggAACCCAGTAACTAAGACGTGCTATGAGTTCAATGGCAAGTTCaaaacccataaacttcaaatcctggCTCCGCCTCTCCGCTTCCCCCTGTAGTGGGCCTTTATGCAAATTCGGATTAGTTGGGGGCTCTAATGCAAATATTGGACACCGAGTgggaaactaaaagaaaaggagaaacaTAAAGTGGGGCCAAAACATTGGGAAGCTCAACATAAGGGATTCATATCATATTAAAAGAATGAACTTTAGACCTAATTCAACCGTAATTGTTCAAGACAGCATAAAGAGACTACAATCTATAACATCATAACCAAAGTCCTCACATCTTAGAATTAGCTTTTAGGGTTAAGTTAAGCCTAAAATCCATTTCTTTAACAGAGGGGTGGGTGTCGCATTATTTTTACCAACTTATTTGAACATAGATGTCTTTAGCAGTCAGATAACAAGGACAGGAGCAAAAAAAGTGATCACAAAAGTAAAAACATCCAAAAAAAACATTGATTTGATCCAAGAAACAATCATTTTCTCTTGAGAAACAAATACCCATTACCAAAATCAACAAAAATTAGTAACCCCACAACTAGAGATCAATAGGGTCATGCGAAATAATCAGTACATAAAGCAGCAAAACAGAGAGAAAAAGAGACTTAAGGAAGTAAAGAGAATCTGAAATTTACAGGAATTAGCTTTCAGCCGTGCCTCAACCTCCTCGTAAATTCCGATGCTCGTTAAGCTGCTGTCAGTGACAAACACCTACAAGAACTAGAAGGaagtcagaaacaaagaagctGTCGTTGTCACGTGATTTAGTAGGGATGCGGGTCCTACCGCACGCGACTTAGATCTTTCGGCCTTTCGACATCTTCATTGAGTCCAATGCAGCCAGATGGCCCATGTGGAGACGCAAAGAGGGATTGGCCCAATCTAGGTTATAGCTTGTTTGGTCCAATTTTTGGAAGCTAAAGATATTGAAGAATTAACCCGGCCCAATTTCTTAAACCAAAAATAGCAGATGCAGGTATAATATATTATATTttatgtattatatatgtataattatatataattattgtATGATCTATGTAtgactataaaaaataaataatgaatatgGTCGGCTACTTGTGTAAA
Proteins encoded:
- the LOC104216942 gene encoding uncharacterized protein; its protein translation is MSQHLHLANPNIQGKEHVKNSPTNFSDHDPPDSFWLSKDSERDWFDQNAAMQRKTSMKFAFSCKSKKNSKALLSYHSFSSLNQKPNTSFFALPKTRKSFSSDGNLRVNKVAKSKFRFTRSRSEPVRKMMMRVTEPGSPKVTCTGRIRRSKSKKDKAIRTGFWKKVRAALNIRSGAKGVDSVGTAEPAGSPVLKRLATRRRSES